TGTTACGGAGAATGAAGTTGCATATTTCATGGAACACAAAACGGATTTCCCAGGTATAGAAATTGTGGAGGAGAATATTCGTCATTATGATGCGGATACAGTTGCTGTACAGACCGTGGGATATATTAAAGATTTCAAAAGATCTAAGACACTGAAAAAATATGAGACAATTAGTGCAGATATCCAGAGTGGCAAGGAGCTAGATCCAGGTCTGATCTACACTGAGCCTGAGTTTGTAGGTTTTGATGGCTTAGAGCTGATGTTTCAAGACGAGTTACGTGGTAAAAGTGGATATAGAAAAGTTCCTGTCGATCCAAGGAATATGCCTGAAGGTGTAGATGAAATTGTTGCACCGGAGAAGGGGAATGACATCTATTCCACTATTAATAAAGAGGTACAGGTAAAGACAGAAGCTGCCATTATGGATCAATTGAACTGGTTGCATCGTAACCCCGTTTCTGGGAAGCTTCATCCAGATGCAACTACGGGCTTTGCTGTAGCGATGGAAGTGAAGACAGGTAATGTCGTTGCCATGGCTAGTATGCCTGATTATGATACGAATCTTTGGAGTTCAGGAACGATAGCCTCGAAGGATTGGACCAACAAGGTTGAATTCATCTATCAGAATGGGACCATTCGTGCTTTTAATCCAGGTAAGAGTGGTGCCCATCCAGAGTCCGTGGTTCTTTTAGGTTCTACGATTAAGCCACTTAGCGTATTGATTGGTTTGAATGAAGGACTGTTCACAACGAATACCTATTACAATGACACGGGCGCAGCTTATTTTGGTAAGGAAGGTCATCAGGCAAGGGTTCGTAACTCGGGTGGGCATGTATATGGTTCTATGGACCCTGCAAGAGCAATTGAGAAGTCTTCTAATGCATTTATGGTGGATAAAGTGGGGATACCACTGAATAATAAATACGGATCTAAAGTGATTGAAGTATGGGATGGATATATGAAGGATTTCGGTCTCGGAGTGGTTACGGGAAGTGGGCTTCCTGGAGAACAGAGCGGAATACGTGAGTATACGAACGAGATTGAAAGTACGCAGTCTAGAATGGCGTATGCATCTTTTGGTCAAGGAGGTAAGTATACGACACTTCAGCTCGCGCAATTCACAGCGATGCTGGCTAATGAAGGGAAGCGTATGAAGCCCCAGCTTGTTAGTGAGATTAAAGATAGTAATGGTAAGGTAGTGAAGACGTTCGAGCCAGAAGTGCTTAATACGGTGAATTTCCCTAAAGCCTACTGGGATGAAATCCACCGCGGCATGAAGAGTGATGTATCCGCTTTTGGCGACTTCCCTTATTCGTTTGCCCGGAAGACGGGTACCTCAACGCAGGATGTTGGCCCCAAGAAAGTGGATAACGGCGTATTCATCGCTTACGCGCCACGTGATAATCCGGTATTGGCCGTCGCGGTCATGATTCCGGAAGGCGGATTCGGTTCGCAAAGCGCCGCGCCGATTGCACGGAAAATATTCGATGCGTACGACGAGGTTTATGGATTAGATGGAACACCTCATCCTAAGACAGATACTACAGTTGACTAAGCAGAATAACGTCAGCTTACAGGGTACGATTTAGGTGAGCATATGATAGGAGGATAATGATGAGTAACCAATACAAATTGTTAGCGTTAGATATGGATGGCACTTTACTTAGAGATGATGAAGAGATTTCACCCGAGACAGTGAAATGGATTAAGAAAGCTGTAGAACATGGCATACATGTCTGCTTGTCTACCGGGCGAGGGTTTGCCGGTGCTTTACCTTATGGTGAACAGCTAGGCCTTTCTACACCTATGGTTACTGTGAATGGAAGTGAAGTATGGAAGGCACCACATGATCTTTATCGTCGTTCTTATATGGATGTACAATTAGTTAAGGATATGTACGAGATTGGAATGAGAAAGAATTCGTGGTTCTGGGCTTATTCTGTGGATACAGTCTATAACAAGGAACATTGGATACAGAAGCCTATTGAAGACGAGCAGTGGCTGAAGTTCGGTTATCATATAGAGGATCATGACGTTCGTCATGAAATATTGATGGAACTACAGAACTTGGGTGGACTTGAGATTACTAATTCTTCACCGTTTAATTTAGAGATTAACCCGCAAGGGGTGAATAAGGCAACAGGGATTCTAGAAGTATGCCGATTACTTGGGATTGAAATGTCTGAAGTGATCGCTGTGGGGGATAGCATGAATGACCTCGCTGTCATTCAGCAAGCGGGTCTTGGTGTGGCTATGGGGAATGCACAGCAGGTCGTGAAGGATGAGGCGGATGTGGTGGTTGCAACGAATAACGAAGATGGAATTGTAGAAGTCATCCAGAAGTATATTTTTGGATAGGAGTTGGGTTTGAGTGACAATACTTGGATGGATTCTCATCATTGCTTTGTTTGGAGTAGGAATGGCGGGTGCGGTGTTCCCGGTTCTTCCGGGGGCATTAGCCATTTATTTAGCCTTTTTTGTATATGGTTGGTTTTTTGGCTTTGGTGCCTTCGGAGCATGGTTCTGGATCATTCAAACATTAATTGTCGTAGTTCTTTTTGTAGCTGATTATATCGTAGGTGCATGGGGAACTAAGAAATTTGGTGGTTCTCGTCTATCTGTCATTCTAAGTACGATTGGTGTCATTATCGGTCCCTTTGCCATACCAGCCTTCGGTCTTATTATTGGACCGTTTATTGGAGCTTTGGTTGGGGAATTGATATCGGGCTCATCGTTATCGAAGTCGGCAAAAGTAGGCTGGGGATCCTTGGTGGGTTTATTTAGCAGCATGGTTGTGAAGGTTATTTTACAGATCGCTATGATCGTTGTTTTCTTTATTTGGATCGGTAGGTACTAACCTATGAATAGTAATTAAAGTATGTCTTACATGCGCTCTGCTGGTTGATGGAAAGAAGGGGAAGAGGTTTGGCGAAGAAGGAATCTTTTATTAAAGGAACACTTATTCTGACAGCGGCTGCTTTAGTTGCTCGTGTGCTGGGGCTTGCACAACGGGTTCCATTGGAGCATATGCTTGGAAGTGTAGGTAATGCTTCATTCGGTATTGCTAATACCGTCTATTTAATGTTATTAACAGTGGCAACAGCAGGTATCCCTAGTACACTTAGTAAAATGGTGTCGGAACGTTATGCATTAAATAGACCGGGTGAGGCTCAGCGGGTCTATCATGCGGCTTTACTATTTGCTGCGATGGCAGGGGTTATTATGACACTGTTGGTGTATTTTGGCGCTCCTTATTATGCAACATATGTAGCGAAAGTACCGGAATCTGCATTAGCTATCCGTGCGCTTGCGCCAGCCTTACTATTATTCCCGACTATTGCCATGATGCGTGGCTATTTCCAAGGTCGCAACAACATGGCAGCTGGCGGTATTTCACAAATCGTTGAACAGTTTGCTCGTGTGGGTACGGGGCTTATTTTGGCATTCGTATTACTGAATATGGGCTATAATGATAGCTGGGCGGCCGCTGGAGCTTCATTCGGTGGGGTGTTAGGAAGTATCGGAGCGTTTGGGGTTATGTTGTACTATACGGTCAAAATGCGTAAGCAGGACAAGGTTGCTCTACTTCAAAGTGGGCCCGATGCAGCATTACCACTGCTGAGGATCTACAAAGATATTTTTACGTTATCTATACCGATCGTTCTGTCCTCACTGGCCGTGCCAGTAGTCAATTTTATTGATTCTTCCATTATTAAAGGCTTACTAATTCCTCAAACGGGTGAATCCCAAGCCACATATCTGTTAGGTATTTTGACTAGTCGTGCGCAGAGTATCGCAGGTATTCCACCAATTCTGGCAATTGCGCTAAGTACATCACTAATACCGATTATTTCTGCTGCTTTTGCACGACGGGATGAGGAATATCTGAAACAACAGGTTACGTTAGCGATGCGGATCGCTATTCTAACTGGCATGCCTATTGTCATCGCACTTTGTGTGGCATCTTATTCTGTAAATGGTCTTATATTTAGTAGTCTGGATAGTAGCGGAATTATTATGATACTTACATTCGGTACTATATTCCAAATTACAATGATGACATCCAACTCTATTCTGTTAGGGATAAGCAAAGCAAAAGTATCCATGGTGAATGTCATGATCGGGATTGTGGTGAAGTTTGGCGCCAGCTATTTACTAGCTCCGTTCTTTGGGATTTACGGCATTATCGCAGCAACAGGTCTTTGTTTCCTAGTGATCACTTTACTTAATTTGAGAACGTTGAAGAAGATTGTTCCTTTCTCCATTCTGGGATCACGTTGGGTAAGTTTCCTTGTCGCGGTGGTTGTATCGGGAGGAGTTGGGTTCGGCCTGAATCAAGCGGGTATTCAGCTTGTACATATTATGCCCGATAGATTAGCATTTCTAGTGACCTGTCTTATCGTTGGGGGAGCTGTTGTCGTTGTTTATTTGGTATTACTTATTGTCCTAGGCGTACTTAGAGAACAAGAACTAGCTAGTTATCCACGTATGCTTCGGAGAATATTTACTCCCCTTATGAAGTTACAACCTTCACGTCTGAGAACTCGTAAGCATGAAGTTGGATCAGAATAATGGGAGATGCTCATTTATTTATGCCCATGATATCATGAGCTAAGCTAATCTTTTGTATCGCATTACGATGATCATGACTCATTTCAATCAGAAGGGGTCTTGGAGGCTGAGTGATATATTGAGTCAGTTCTTCCTTATCCCTTAACCAATCGTAACGAGGAATAGGATCATACGGCATGTCGTACCATACATCATTTAGAATAGGGCTATAAATTCTCTTCTCAAGGGGTAGCCATTCGTACTTTAATAGCTCTGAACTCTCATGTAGAGAGTTTAGGGCTGTTTCTTTGTCCGTGGTAAACAATTGAGGCCAATACTCACTACGTGAACCTTGGTGTTCGGTGTGAAGAGCATATGTCGTTACTCTTTCTAGTACATCTTTGTAGCCAAACAAAAGACCATAAAGCGCTTTGCCAAGATTAATTCGTTCATCAATATCGGAGAAATTCTCAAGTACTAAACCTACTAATCCATATGTAGGTCCTGTATTTTGTCTAGTGTTATCGGGGTTATGTTCATCACGACTGCTTCTACCTAAGGGAAATAAAATTTGGTTGATATGGGCGAGATGCTGCATCCTATACTCAGAACTTTGAAAAATATTTTTTTGAAAATAGTTATGCTTTACCACACGCTCTTCGATATAATGCTGCTCATTAATTATGAGACCGACAGCTAAAAGCGCACTATTTCGATCAATCCAGAAATTATTCCAGAAGGGTGTCATGAAGGTTGAAATATGAAAGCTTGGTAAAAGGTGAAAACAGCTACTTCCGATTCGTTTACTGTGGATATAGAGCTGTAGTTGTGGATATGCATCTTGAAAGATAAGTGCATTACAGCGTTCTAACATTCGGTAAATGTCATCTCGAAGAGACGATGTCATCAAGTTCTTCATCAATTCCCCTTTGAGATCACTCATGTTCCAGCCTCCATTACGAGATACTAGATGAGCTAAAAGTGCCCAGTGAAGCTCGGGATATTGTTCATAGCATGCTAAATAAGCTTTCGTCCGTGTCATATTACTACGATTGGCCTGGGTGGTTGCATCACGAATTTGTTGTAGGATGGAGAAATCTTGCTCTGTTAAGGACTGGACGCTACTGTCTTTCTTGTATAAAGAATTGTCATGTGAACGATTGATATCGTCGGTTGCCCGTTGCACTTGCATACGAATGATATGGGCTGTCTGCTCATTCCATCTTAAGGATCTACGATGCTTATGAAATTGGCGGGATAATCGCCAGCAGGTGTATTTACCTTTTACCACTTCGGTTACATTCTTAGGGAATGTACTTACAAGGCTCATGATCTCAGTGAATCGGTGGGGATCCGTAGGATGCATATCAGGCATAATGATTTTCCTTTCTAGGTAGATTAGACTAACAGATTAGTTCCTACCCACAGTATGTGTTAAAAATTTGACTTCCACTCTCTATTTTGTTTCACTTAAATAAAATAAGAGAAACTAAAGAGGGTAGATCTTAATGGAGAAAGTAACTTCGAAAGCGGAGTTTGATGTATCTATTCAATCTTCAAGACTAACCGTAGCTTTATTCACAGCAGATTGGTGTTCTGATTGTAGATATATCCATCCGTTTATGCCTGAGGTTGAGAAGAAATTTACACACGAATTGACTCTTGTTGAGGTAGACGTAGATCAGGTTGGGAGCGTAAGTCAAGAACAGAACATTTTGGGAATTCCAAGTTTTGTTGCTTACACAGACGGAAGAGAATTAGTTCGGTTTGTGAACAAGCTTCGGAAGTCACAAGAGGAAATTGAGCAGTTCCTACAAACTGCTGTAGATGTGTATAACACAATTCACAAGTAAAAAAATCACGTCACTCCGCTGAGTGACGTGATTTTTTGTGAACATTTTGTCACAAAGGGACTATGGTAGAGTTATACTTATCAGGTATAATTGGAAAGTATTCTGTATATGTTATAACCAAAATTTGATCGCAGGTGAGATATTTGAGTGCTAAACAATTGAAATGGTTGAGTTATGCTACTTTTTTTGTTATGTTCTTTGCTACTGTAGGAGGAACGTTTGTTTCTAAAACGGGATCGGGTCTTGGGTGTGGTCATGAATTTCCACTGTGTCACGGGAAGTTTGTTCCAGCTCATACGGTGGAGTCGCTTATTGAGTATTCACACCGACTGGTCAGCGGAATGGCAGGGTTATTGGCCCTCGCTACTGTTATTGCATTCTGGCTGTATAACAAGCGTCGGGATCTAAGAGTATATGCTGTGATGACTTTAGTGTTCGTATTAGTGCAAGCTGTAATGGGTGCGCTCGCAGTAATCAAGGATCAATCATCTGCTATTAAGGCGCTTCATTTTGGATTTTCACTGATCGCTTTTGCCAGCTCATTAATGCTTGCACTAGGGATACGTAGATTTAGTAAATCCAAAGGTGATTTAGAACTTGTACTATTACCACGAGTAAGCATAGCTTTTAGGAATTTAACTTGGTTTACGACTATTTATTGTTACGTTGTAGTCTATGTTGGAGCTTACGTTAGTCATACCAATTCAGCAGGAGGTTGTTCAGGTTGGCCTCTTTGTAATGGCGAGGTGATTCCAGAATTAACCGGTGGAGTCGGAATTGCCTTCATTCACCGACTCGCTGCCCTATTGTTATTTATAATGATAGCTACGATGGCTCATTTCGCCTATCGTAAACATGAAGGTAATCGTGAGGTTCAGATGTTAGGTGTTGCAGCGGTATTACTGTGCTTAATGCAGGTATTCAGTGGTGCTGGAATCATCTTTGCTCTAGGAAACGGTGAGCTATATGTGTTTGCTGCTTTACTGCATAATCTGCTTGTTTCCTCCTTATTTGGAGTTCTTTGTTACCTTAGTGTAAGAGTATGGCAATTAAGCAAGCCTGCCGTCATTAACCGTACTCACTAGCCCATGATTTCCCTGTACTACATCAGAACCGCATGTGGCATTGTAAAGATGTGATATATCCAGCTATGATTGTTGGTAAACAGTTCTAGGAAGATTATTATATCGGATATCGGAGAATAAATAATCAGGGAGAGCTTGCCATGCTGCGTAAGTTACTTGTAGATTTATCCCATGAGGATAACAATCCGTTAATAGAAGATGCTAATCAAGCTATGTTACAGACCATCCAGTTGTTACAGGAGGAAATGAATGTTAGCGAAGACCCAACGCATGATCTACGTAAGATAGAGGTCTGGACACGAGGCCTTATCTTCTCACTTTCGGAGTTGGAGCAAAGTTACGTTGCTGCCGCCTTCTTTAGAAGATCTATTAAAATGGGATTCATGGATGATATGACAACTCAGGAACAAATGGACTACGCGCGATATGTTTATTTCTACAAGAATGGATTTATTCGTGTACTTTCTGTACTGGACAAGCTAGGCACAGTTTTGAATGAGCAATATAATTTACAGACAGCAAAGGTCAAAGCTCAATATTCGTATTTTTCAGTAATGCGACAACTTACCCTCTACAAGCAGCATAACTCTTTGAGTGAACAGCTATCAGAGATTAAGGATTATTATCGAGAGCCTATTAATATCTTGAGGAAACGCAGAAATGCAGAAATTCACTATATGAATACGGAGATGGAAGATGATCTCTGGCAACGGCACCAAGGACTTCACGACAAAATCGTGCTGGAAGATGTAGATAAACATTTATTGGAGTTGAAGCTAGGCATGGACATGATTTGCAAGTCTCTTTCTGCTGCTTACCATTATATTCATGATCAATGGCACAACAAAACATTAAATGCTAATTCTAATTCAACCTAACAGGTGAATTTTTCTTTTTGACAAACATCATAAAAGATTCTATACTAACAATACTTAATTTCATATCGTATTTTCTTATCGAGAGAGGCGGAGGGATAGGCCCGATGAAGCCCGGCAACCGATTAAGGAGTAATGAACGTTATCACTCTTTAATGTCATGGTGCTAATTCCTACAGATCGCATACAGGCGTTTCTGGCAGATGAGAGGCATTGTCTTTACACAAAGAGAGCCCTTTTTCATACT
The nucleotide sequence above comes from Paenibacillus sp. IHBB 10380. Encoded proteins:
- a CDS encoding Cthe_2314 family HEPN domain-containing protein; this encodes MLRKLLVDLSHEDNNPLIEDANQAMLQTIQLLQEEMNVSEDPTHDLRKIEVWTRGLIFSLSELEQSYVAAAFFRRSIKMGFMDDMTTQEQMDYARYVYFYKNGFIRVLSVLDKLGTVLNEQYNLQTAKVKAQYSYFSVMRQLTLYKQHNSLSEQLSEIKDYYREPINILRKRRNAEIHYMNTEMEDDLWQRHQGLHDKIVLEDVDKHLLELKLGMDMICKSLSAAYHYIHDQWHNKTLNANSNST
- a CDS encoding thioredoxin family protein; translation: MEKVTSKAEFDVSIQSSRLTVALFTADWCSDCRYIHPFMPEVEKKFTHELTLVEVDVDQVGSVSQEQNILGIPSFVAYTDGRELVRFVNKLRKSQEEIEQFLQTAVDVYNTIHK
- a CDS encoding DUF2515 family protein, which encodes MPDMHPTDPHRFTEIMSLVSTFPKNVTEVVKGKYTCWRLSRQFHKHRRSLRWNEQTAHIIRMQVQRATDDINRSHDNSLYKKDSSVQSLTEQDFSILQQIRDATTQANRSNMTRTKAYLACYEQYPELHWALLAHLVSRNGGWNMSDLKGELMKNLMTSSLRDDIYRMLERCNALIFQDAYPQLQLYIHSKRIGSSCFHLLPSFHISTFMTPFWNNFWIDRNSALLAVGLIINEQHYIEERVVKHNYFQKNIFQSSEYRMQHLAHINQILFPLGRSSRDEHNPDNTRQNTGPTYGLVGLVLENFSDIDERINLGKALYGLLFGYKDVLERVTTYALHTEHQGSRSEYWPQLFTTDKETALNSLHESSELLKYEWLPLEKRIYSPILNDVWYDMPYDPIPRYDWLRDKEELTQYITQPPRPLLIEMSHDHRNAIQKISLAHDIMGINK
- a CDS encoding COX15/CtaA family protein, producing MSAKQLKWLSYATFFVMFFATVGGTFVSKTGSGLGCGHEFPLCHGKFVPAHTVESLIEYSHRLVSGMAGLLALATVIAFWLYNKRRDLRVYAVMTLVFVLVQAVMGALAVIKDQSSAIKALHFGFSLIAFASSLMLALGIRRFSKSKGDLELVLLPRVSIAFRNLTWFTTIYCYVVVYVGAYVSHTNSAGGCSGWPLCNGEVIPELTGGVGIAFIHRLAALLLFIMIATMAHFAYRKHEGNREVQMLGVAAVLLCLMQVFSGAGIIFALGNGELYVFAALLHNLLVSSLFGVLCYLSVRVWQLSKPAVINRTH
- a CDS encoding putative polysaccharide biosynthesis protein, which produces MAKKESFIKGTLILTAAALVARVLGLAQRVPLEHMLGSVGNASFGIANTVYLMLLTVATAGIPSTLSKMVSERYALNRPGEAQRVYHAALLFAAMAGVIMTLLVYFGAPYYATYVAKVPESALAIRALAPALLLFPTIAMMRGYFQGRNNMAAGGISQIVEQFARVGTGLILAFVLLNMGYNDSWAAAGASFGGVLGSIGAFGVMLYYTVKMRKQDKVALLQSGPDAALPLLRIYKDIFTLSIPIVLSSLAVPVVNFIDSSIIKGLLIPQTGESQATYLLGILTSRAQSIAGIPPILAIALSTSLIPIISAAFARRDEEYLKQQVTLAMRIAILTGMPIVIALCVASYSVNGLIFSSLDSSGIIMILTFGTIFQITMMTSNSILLGISKAKVSMVNVMIGIVVKFGASYLLAPFFGIYGIIAATGLCFLVITLLNLRTLKKIVPFSILGSRWVSFLVAVVVSGGVGFGLNQAGIQLVHIMPDRLAFLVTCLIVGGAVVVVYLVLLIVLGVLREQELASYPRMLRRIFTPLMKLQPSRLRTRKHEVGSE
- a CDS encoding DUF456 domain-containing protein, giving the protein MTILGWILIIALFGVGMAGAVFPVLPGALAIYLAFFVYGWFFGFGAFGAWFWIIQTLIVVVLFVADYIVGAWGTKKFGGSRLSVILSTIGVIIGPFAIPAFGLIIGPFIGALVGELISGSSLSKSAKVGWGSLVGLFSSMVVKVILQIAMIVVFFIWIGRY
- a CDS encoding peptidoglycan D,D-transpeptidase FtsI family protein, which produces MSDYVPDRSQQESSKDKNSFNLRINLFFFSTFLIFCVIIVRLAILQFVEGPTLTGEETRRDVKNVPLNPIRGTIFDATGKVKLAYSTPTQSLYITLQKNYSDKLDDNGKKVKSKNYPELEKIAEDIVAVFDQHGEFGSTRLTKEDVLDAMDINYRKYQGYVPRRIKMDVTENEVAYFMEHKTDFPGIEIVEENIRHYDADTVAVQTVGYIKDFKRSKTLKKYETISADIQSGKELDPGLIYTEPEFVGFDGLELMFQDELRGKSGYRKVPVDPRNMPEGVDEIVAPEKGNDIYSTINKEVQVKTEAAIMDQLNWLHRNPVSGKLHPDATTGFAVAMEVKTGNVVAMASMPDYDTNLWSSGTIASKDWTNKVEFIYQNGTIRAFNPGKSGAHPESVVLLGSTIKPLSVLIGLNEGLFTTNTYYNDTGAAYFGKEGHQARVRNSGGHVYGSMDPARAIEKSSNAFMVDKVGIPLNNKYGSKVIEVWDGYMKDFGLGVVTGSGLPGEQSGIREYTNEIESTQSRMAYASFGQGGKYTTLQLAQFTAMLANEGKRMKPQLVSEIKDSNGKVVKTFEPEVLNTVNFPKAYWDEIHRGMKSDVSAFGDFPYSFARKTGTSTQDVGPKKVDNGVFIAYAPRDNPVLAVAVMIPEGGFGSQSAAPIARKIFDAYDEVYGLDGTPHPKTDTTVD
- a CDS encoding Cof-type HAD-IIB family hydrolase, translating into MSNQYKLLALDMDGTLLRDDEEISPETVKWIKKAVEHGIHVCLSTGRGFAGALPYGEQLGLSTPMVTVNGSEVWKAPHDLYRRSYMDVQLVKDMYEIGMRKNSWFWAYSVDTVYNKEHWIQKPIEDEQWLKFGYHIEDHDVRHEILMELQNLGGLEITNSSPFNLEINPQGVNKATGILEVCRLLGIEMSEVIAVGDSMNDLAVIQQAGLGVAMGNAQQVVKDEADVVVATNNEDGIVEVIQKYIFG